A region from the Cryptococcus gattii WM276 chromosome H, complete sequence genome encodes:
- a CDS encoding small nucleolar RNP protein, putative (Similar to TIGR gene model, INSD accession AAW45593.1): MSGRGFSRGGGGGGFRGGARGGRGGGRGGFQQRDMGPPDTVLEIGSFQHDVESEMLCSLTAPTKIPYFNAPIYLQNKTQIGKVDEILGPINEVYFTVKMEQGMLASSFKKEDKVYISGEKLLPIERFLPKPKVAGGKERGAQAGRGGPRGRGGPGGRGGRGGFSARGGPGGRGGARGGAGGRGGFSSRGGGAPRGRGGFRGRGQ; encoded by the exons ATGAGCGGACGAGGTTTCTCTAGAGGTGGCGGCGGCGGTGGATTCAGGGGCGGAGCTCGAG GAGGACGAGGTGGTGGTCGAGGTGGTTTCCAACAAAGGGATATGGGTCCCCCCGACACTGTCCTCG AAATCGGCTCTTTCCAACATGACGTCGAATCTGAGATGCTCTGTTCGCTCACAGCACCCACAAAAATCCCCTACTTTAACGCCCCCATCTATCTCCAAAACAAGACCCAGATCGGCAAGGTTGACGAGATTCTGGGTCCCATCAACGAAGTATACTTTACCGTCAAGATGGAGCAAGGAATGTTGGCGAGCAGTTTCAAGAAGGAGGACAAGGTGTACATCTCTGGGGAGAAGTTGTTGCCGATCGAGAGGTTCTTGCCAAAGCCCAAGGTTGCGGGTGGTAAGG AGCGAGGTGCCCAAGCAGGTCGTGGTGGTCCCCGAGGCCGAGGCGGTCCCGGTGGTCGTGGCGGACGAGGTGGATTCAGCGCACGAGGTGGCCCTGGCGGACGAGGAGGTGCTAGGGGTGGTGCCGGTGGACGAGGCGGTTTCAGCTCTCGAGGTGGTGGTGCGCCCAGGGGTAGGGGGGGCTTCAGGGGAAGAGGACAATAA
- a CDS encoding uncharacterized protein (Similar to SGTC gene model, INSD accession EAL19275.1): MSSNPSHLLISRNPPRSPAHPQLDPTLTSRHLSSPSHNRNSSGRWVYAEDHPSRHPSEDEIAKEIELEDESPIDVHPTFRCDAELPGKIKVIVGRNEFWCHKEVLWFASPFFEGLLSGNWAESNPLHEDVYSRPSTVIETDVSSSDVPDVDSVASKLAVESKITTDQPDIASMADKLENSEVANVTTAKDLELNHSQDRQGQYSATTSDETEEASSLREVPQHLTNTPVHRPTPRDETGSTMQVISKRRDRTALRASFSSSLHSSQNFKSNPLPEGPETVVELHEESASAFQDFLFWAYPHLECKVTWTNVAPLLSLASKLIVPCLQKLCIRFLLTHASGRPVMALALAEQHENAELYREASRFVLDQPTWDENEMKTLSVETQLKLSNRRSWFLERLLKLGTIDVRKDYSCRLDCPDPSRCQSQLDDKWRQAHHAVIKYGPPQPSVAFRCLRQLETFPTNPSLVMPHALCQWAAKAWVMSLLMMGLVFDRMFQLKIVHSANPGTEKYWLWISMT, encoded by the exons ATGTCTTCAAATCCATCGCATCTGCTCATATCCCGTAACCCGCCCCGCTCCCCAGCTCACCCTCAACTGGATCCGACCCTCACCTCTAGACACTTGTCCTCGCCATCTCATAACAGGAACTCGTCCGGGCGATGGGTTTACGCAGAAGATCATCCCTCTCGCCATCCTTCAGAAGATGAAATTGCTAAAGAAATTGAGCTGGAGGATGAAAGCCCCATTGACGTGCATCCCACATTCCGATGTGACGCAGAATTACCAGGGAAGATAAAAGTGATTGTGGGCAGGAATGAGTTTTGGTGTCATAAGGAGGTATTGTGGTTCGCCAGCCCATTCTTTGAAGGCTTACTGAGTGGAAA CTGGGCAGAGTCAAATCCATTGCACGAAGATGTATATTCAAGACCTTCAACGGTCATTGAGACAGATGTATCCTCTTCTGACGTTCCCGATGTAGACAGTGTGGCATCGAAATTGGCTGTAGAATCCAAAATCACTACAGATCAACCTGATATTGCAAGCATGGCAGATAAACTTGAAAACAGCGAAGTTGCCAATGTCACCACCGCCAAAGATCTTGAGCTAAACCATAGCCAAGACAGACAAGGTCAATATTCTGCCACTACGTCAGATGAAACCGAAGAAGCTTCTTCCTTACGAGAGGTCCCTCAACACCTTACCAACACTCCGGTTCATAGACCTACGCCCCGTGACGAAACGGGTTCCACAATGCAAGTAATATCAAAGAGGAGAGATCGTACAGCCCTGCGCGCTTCTTTTTCAAGCAGCTTACATTCTTCTCAAAACTTCAAATCAAATCCACTCCCTGAAGGGCCGGAGACAGTCGTTGAGCTTCATGAAGAGTCAGCTTCTGCTTTTCAAGATTTCTTGTTTTGGGCATATCCGCA CCTCGAATGTAAAGTTACTTGGACAAACGTTGCGCCT CTTCTATCTCTCGCGTCAAAACTCATTGTCCCCTGCCTCCAAAAATTGTGCATCCGCTTCCTCCTTACCCACGCTTCGGGCCGGCCGGTCATGGCTCTAGCTTTAGCAGAACAACATGAAAATGCAGAATTGTATCGGGAGGCCAGTCGATTCGTGCTTGATCAAC CAACGTGGGATGAAAATGAGATGAAGACGCTGTCAGTTGAGACACAACTGAAGCTATCCAACCG CCGCAGCTGGTTCCTAGAGCGTCTTCTTAAATTAGGCACAATAGACGTCCGAAAAGACTATTCCTGC AGGCTAGACTGCCCCGATCCATCCAGATGTCAATCCCAGCTCGACGATAAATGGCGTCAAGCACACCACGCTGTCATCAAGTACGGACCACCCCAACCATCTGTCGCTTTCCGCTGTCTGAGGCAGCTCGAAACCTTTCCAACGAATCCTAGTTTAGTAATGCCGCACGCGTTATGTCAGTGGGCGGCGAAGGCTTGGGTGATGAGCT TATTAATGATGGGGTTAGTGTTTGACAGAATGTTCCAACTGAAGATTGTGCACTCTGCCAATCCAGGTACCGAAAAG TACTGGCTTTGGATTTCTATGACTTGA
- a CDS encoding translation initiation factor, putative (Similar to TIGR gene model, INSD accession AAW45625.1), translating into MFDPRAGAPKRWASQSQDFQAVILVGYGENSLYPFNQGTNVISKALLPVGNVPIINYVIDWVLAAGLLDILIIVPNTFHDQIADHIAEAYNKSTHSRVRINLRKNSEGERDEDEGDSEEKDGTARILKRFRNFIKTDFVLLPCDISPPSYLPLKTILDKHRSSPKAVMTSVFYEPIESVKDAEEKLLVGLDKTSDELLLITPLEGMEEDLELRMSLLNRHPTLSLTTRILDAHVYVFRRTFLDLLATRRAKDLSSMKEQVVPWLVKGGWQRGLGEKWEPILDPPNRDPLSEALALSTTAPPSRSLLHPSSPSSEHTPLPQTTPASPSGDADTMYSSGILPTAPPRTRKGFKPEWKCQVLVITPPPAPPAPAPAHGKGGKQDKSRAPVYEPEHLIRANSLAGYWELNRRFIKSLSSAAPAAKGAQPVRNIIPEDAGTAPAISPAAQISPDSVLGEGTRVGEKASIKKCIIGRHCVIGKGAKLNNCVIWDFVTVEENARIENSIICSNGRIGEKAQVKDCEFGTGFEARPGAILKGERLIAGQEA; encoded by the exons ATGTTCGACCCCCGCGCAGGAGCTCCGAAACGATGGGCAAGCCAGTCCCAGGACTTTCAGGCAGTTATTCTTGTCGGTTACGGCGAAAA TAGCTTGTACCCATTTAATCAGGGTACCAACGTCATTTCCAAGGCTCTTTTGCCCGTTGGTAATGTCCCAATCATCAATTATGTGATCGATTGGGTCCTTGCCGCCGGTCTGCTGG AtatcctcatcatcgttCCCAACACCTTCCATGATCAGATCGCCGACCACATTGCTGAGGCTTATAACAAATCTACTCATTCTCGTGTGCGGATAAATCTTAGGAAGAACTCTGAGGGCGAGagggatgaagatgaaggtgaCAGCGAAGAAAAGGACGGAACGGCTAGAATTCTGAAGAGGTTTAGGAATTTTATCAAG ACCGATTTTGTGCTCCTTCCTTGCGACATTTCGCCTCCATCATATCTTCCTCTCAAAACGATCTTGGACAAGCACCGCTCTTCACCAAAGGCTGTAATGACCTCTGTATTTTACGAACCCATAGAATCTGTCAAGGATGCGGAGGAAAAGTTATTGGTTGGACTCGACAAAACTTCCGACGAACTCCTTCTCATTACTCCGTTAGAAGGTATGGAGGAAGACCTTGAACTCCGCATGTCCCTTCTTAACCGCCACCCCACTCTTTCACTCACCACCCGAATCCTCGACGCTCACGTCTACGTTTTCCGCCGGACGTTCTTGGATTTACTGGCAACAAGGAGAGCAAAGGACTTGAGTAGTATGAAGGAACAAGTTGTGCCTTGGTTGGTCAAGGGTGGGTGGCAGCGAGGTTTGGGTGAGAAATGGGAACCTATCCTCGACCCGCCCAACCGAGACCCTCTTAGCGAAGCACTTGCTCTTTCAACTActgctcctccttcccgttctctcctccatccatcctctccttcatctgAGCATACTCCCTTACCACAGACGACCCCTGCCTCCCCGTCCGGAGATGCCGATACAATGTACAGCTCTGGTATCCTGCCCACCGCCCCTCCCCGTACTCGCAAGGGATTCAAGCCCGAGTGGAAATGTCAAGTCTTGGTCATCACACCCCCTCCCGCTCCTCCTGCGCCTGCACCCGCACACGGGAAAGGTGGGAAGCAAGATAAATCACGCGCACCTGTGTACGAACCTGAGCATCTCATCCGTGCCAACTCGCTCGCCGGATACTGGGAACTTAACCGTAGATTTATCAAGTCCCTTTCCTCTGCCGCCCCGGCTGCTAAGGGGGCCCAACCTGTGCGAAATATTATACCTGAAGATGCTGGCACTGCGCCTGCGATCAGTCCCGCGGCGCAGATTTCACCGGATAGTGTGCTTGGGGAGGGCACGAGGGTTGGAGAAAAGGCGAGTATCAAGAAATGTATCATTGGAAGGCATTGTGTGATTGGCAAGGGGGCCAAGTTGAATAACTGTGTGATCTGGGATTTCGTAACAGTTGAGGAAAA TGCGAGAATTGAAAACTCCATCATCTGTTCCAACGGCCGTATCGGTGAGAAGGCGCAAGTCAAGGACTGCGAGTTTGGAACTGGCTTCGAGGCCAGGCCTGGCGCTATCCTCAAGGGGGAGAGACTCATTGCGGGTCAAGAAGCATAG
- a CDS encoding uncharacterized protein (Similar to TIGR gene model, INSD accession AAW45592.1), with product MSSPPTPPTPSSPPSYSNLNTPPRAYPQPPAFRSRRSAAAIIPIDSADDSDSRSISSASPISQRSELDDAESVRSQDSYDQPCHPAHALPPHMRSNTLSRVPSNASSLAEEGEATPLLSSGEDGGYHGKWYKGPMFVAAFKLGILFAIFTAVVGITFYWGMPKLDEEDKGTIKLPRSFADLQALNALFQKYKHRYPLKLLACGVVSYLFVQTFSLPGSMYISILFGAAYGIMYGLLLSCICESVGSLFCYSLSAVLAPPLLTLPFYRARVETWRTKIMGDPKKGKKVTWDSIFAILLVLRIAPFPPHWIANFVAPHLGIGMFLFWSSCFIGIAPVSVIHVTIGSSLDGMTSAADFHILSLRNILGLSAVIIAVLIPVGLKRIFKKDLGDLGEAEEALASTRGGDREINVPAVGQSHGRMYHAIDSGVVLATPSKGNGIDMRRKLVKSQGRILEIIPDHESDAEDREHVELDDHSPSALSRQLISFDNIEEPLMDDNAPGPSSRSSLQSTSHRHDYIVFDPANHFHKIQVKPHRQNTLKGYGTIEQPAPVMGASERAATAAGMGWWPWARDGVA from the exons ATGTCTTCCCCTCCAACACCGCCAACACCTTCGTCACCACCTTCCTATAGTAACCTAAACACCCCTCCACGAGCCTATCCGCAACCTCCCGCCTTTCGTTCACGTAGGAGTGCCGCCGCCATCATCCCTATCGACTCGGCCGATGACAGTGACAGCAGGTCAATATCTTCGGCGTCACCAATATCACAACGATCCGAGCTCGACGATGCAGAAAGTGTGCGCTCCCAAGACAGCTACGACCAGCCTTGTCATCCTGCACATGCTCTCCCGCCGCATATGAGGTCAAATACCCTCTCAAGGGTCCCGTCCAACGCATCGTCCTTGGCGGAAGAGGGTGAGGCCACACCGTTACTCTCGTCTGGTGAAGATGGCGGGTATCATGGCAAATGGTATAAGGGACCGATGTTTGTTGCCGCTTTCAAGTTGGGCATATTATTTGCAATTTTTACAGCGGTTGTCGGTATCACATTTTATTGGGGCATGCCCAAGttggatgaagaggataAAGGTACAATCAAGTTGCCAAGATCTTTTGCTGACCTGCAAGCGTTGAA CGCTCTGTTCCAAAAATACAAACACCGATACCCGTTAAAGCTGCTGGCGTGTGGTGTTGTCTCTTACCTCTT TGTTCAAACGTTCTCTCTTCCCGGATCCATGTACATTTCCATCCTTTTCGGAGCTGCTTACGGAATCATGTATGGCCTGCTTCTGTCCTGTATT TGCGAATCCGTCGGTTCCCTATTCTGCTACAGCCTTTCAGCCGTCCTCGCCCCTCCCCTGCTCACCCTTCCCTTTTACCGAGCTCGAGTTGAGACATGGCGTACCAAGATTATGGGTGACCCTAAAAAAGGCAAGAAAGTCACTTGGGATAGCATCTTTGCCATCCTTCTTGTACTCCGTATCGcccctttccctcctcaCTGGATCGCCAACTTCGTGGCCCCTCATTTGGGTATCGGCATGTTCTTGTTCTGGTCAAGCTGCTTCATTGGTATTGCCCCTGTGTCAGTCATCCACGTCACGATCGGCTCCTCTCTCGACGGCATGACTTCCGCTGCAGACTTCCACATTCTTTCTTTACGAAACATTCTCGGTCTTTCTGCAGTGATCATCGCTGTGCTCATCCCCGTCGGTCTCAAGCGCATCTTCAAGAAAGACCTCGGCGACCTTGGGGAAGCTGAAGAAGCACTTGCGTCTACCAGAGGTGGTGATCGCGAAATCAACGTGCCAGCCGTTGGCCAAAGCCATGGAAGGATGTACCATGCCATCGACAGTGGTGTTGTCCTTGCAACGCCGAGCAAAGGAAATGGTATCGATATGCGCCGAAAGCTGGTCAAAAGTCAAGGAAGGATTTTGGAAATCATCCCTGATCACGAGAGTGATGCAGAGGACCGTGAGCATGTCGAACTTGATGACCACAGCCCTTCAGCTCTTTCCCGTCAATTAATCAGCTTTGACAATATTGAGGAGCCCCTGATGGATGATAACGCCCCAGGTCCTTCCAGTCGCTCATCTTTGCAATCCACTTCGCACAGACACGATTACATCGTGTTTGATCCCGCAAATCATTTTCATAAGATTCAGGTGAAGCCCCATAGACAGAACACGCTAAAGGGCTATGGCACAATTGAACAGCCAGCACCTGTGATGGGTGCTAGTGAGAGGGCGGCGACTGCTGCTGGAATGGGTTGGTGGCCATGGGCTAGGGACGGGGTCGCGTGA
- a CDS encoding Hypothetical Protein (Similar to TIGR gene model, INSD accession AAW45642.1): MSDNRQDAQRELHTQVEANIEDSLGSALESSFNIPPPPPKNEAPVLSQEKESAHAPAASAPVPGLDEWPQTLQGYLDEWQAESAVARAKAEATRKRFEEERAAEIKAAEDAKKMEKKNKEDEEKRKRDAERLRRELEGEEDEVHGGKGHGHGDKSKVKEAWELVAKKEEQSKDTPVVETGAGGVNSEDVRTGQPIYDPTTSTDPIPPIFQDPKPVTPAPAPTESATLSRHSATSQAWEEISGRSSGSGEQVSPPRSSGSDDIVQVPSNPEKALETPLPPTQPPSLTLTLFTNPSSLSIPRIFAVIGINLVLPFINGVMLGFGEIFAREVVRVGKAVWRGERSLFNWGRGSGLGGRGTTGVGLRGTGF, translated from the exons ATGTCCGACAACAGACAAGACGCTCAGCGAGAACTCCACACACAGGTGGAAGCTAACATCGAAGACAGCTTGGGC TCTGCCCTTGAGTCATCTTTCAAcatccctcctcctcctcccaaGAACGAGGCTCCCGTGCTCTCTCAGGAGAAGGAATCTGCCCATGCTCCTGCGGCCTCTGCGCCTGTTCCTGGTCTTGATGAGTGGCCCCAGACTTTGCAGGGCTACCTCGACGAATGGCAGGCCGAGTCCGCTGTTGCTCGTGCCAAGGCTGAAGCTACACGTAAGAGGTTTGAGGAGGAGCGAGCTGCCGAAATCAAGGCCGCAGAGGATGCcaagaagatggagaagaagaataaagaggacgaggagaagagaaagagggatGCGGAAAGATTGAGGCGGGAGttggagggagaggaggatgaggtgCACGGCGGAAAAGGTCACGGACATGGGGACAAGAGCAAGGTCAAGGAAGCTTGGGAACTTGTTGCCAAAAAGGAGGAACAGAGCAAGGACACTCCTGTGGTTGAGACTGGTGCCGGGGGCGTCAATAGCGAAGATGTGCGCACCGGCCAG CCCATATATGACCCCACTACCTCGACCGACCCTATCCCTCCTATTTTCCAAGACCCGAAGCCCGTCACTCCCGCCCCTGCACCCACAGAATCGGCCACTCTTTCTCGGCACTCTGCCACCTCTCAAGCATGGGAAGAAATCTCTGGCCGGTCTTCTGGCAGCGGCGAACAAGTTTCTCCTCCCCGATCCTCTGGCTCTGATGACATTGTCCAAGTCCCATCCAACCCCGAAAAGGCTCTTGAaactcctcttccccctACCCAGCCCCCTTCGCTTACGCTTACCCTCTTTACCAATCCTTCATCCCTGTCAATCCCTAGGATTTTCGCCGTCATCGGTATTAACCTCGTGTTGCCTTTCATCAACGGTGTCATGCTCGGCTTTGGTGAGATCTTTGCACGGGAAGTCGTGAGGGTCGGAAAGGCTGTCTGGAGGGGTGAGAGGAGTTTGTTCAACTGGGGTCGTGGTTCAGGTCTCGGAGGTAGAGGGACAACCGGAGTCGGATTGCGCGGTACTGGATTCTAG
- a CDS encoding ADP-ribosylation factor, putative (Similar to TIGR gene model, INSD accession AAW45627.1), producing the protein MGVTFSSLWSRLFARKETKVLLIGLDNAGKSTILYRITTGAVVASAPTVGSNHEIYDYKGVRFGLIDIGGQTSLRSSWNQYFNGTEAVILVIDSCDGPRLGLVKQELMKIVADESLSTALLLVLANKQDLPVSQGRLTPAQVSEALGLTDLREREWQIMGCSALTGAGLMEGMDWLVTKLAAR; encoded by the exons ATGGGAG TCACATTCTCATCTCTCTGGTCACGTCTCTTTGCACGCAAGGAGACCAAAGTCCTCCTCATCGGTCTCGATAATGCGGGTAAATCAACAATCCTTTACCGCATAACAACAGGCGCAGTAGTCGCATCCGCACCCACAGTAGGCAGTAACCACGAAATATACGATTACAAAGGTGTCCGGTTCGGGCTGATTGATATCGGTGGACAAACGAGCTTGAGGAGTTCATGGAACCAATATTTTAATGGGACCGAAGCGGTGATTTTGGTGATTGATTCGTGCGATGGACCGAGATTGGGGCTCGTCAAGCAAGAATTGATGAAGATTGTTGCAGACGAA TCATTATCAACAGCACTTTTGCTCGTGCTGGCAAACAAGCAGGATCTGCCGGTGTCTCAAGGTCGTCTTACGCCCGCCCAGGTATCCGAGGCTCTCGGTCTTACAGACttgagggaaagagagtgGCAGATTATGGGATGTAGTGCTCTGACAGGAGCAGGGTTGATGGAAGGGATGGACTGGCTCGTCACGAAGCTCGCCGCGCGTTAA
- a CDS encoding Hypothetical Protein (Similar to TIGR gene model, INSD accession AAW45719.1), producing the protein MPICPVCDTSVDADQAAFEYHVNNHFVESAGTSSMGGQRSREGSMKRGRKESLVASELDVCPVCDFPLSFLTPIETQTHLATCLSSQAPDQMTEDDIEFDYSSTNIAAQQQRDNDVIDKEWDGPARPGKWTGWVGRKIERGDRWWDPINGSTSPNELPNNFSPGVISLLVAALRTSAHKGITQRAVLCRDTTHIKGVWNFDLGWGCGYRNALMALTSLLFIPSYVPLFSKSSNGAEPGVRRVQGWIEEAWEEGYDLEGKQQLGGEVLGRRKWIGPSDLYAMFTYKRIPCIIYDFPKPPIAIKDSKAAYVRLQQWVKDYFNDSAASPSNGSAFDVVMCSGENDLGGRVEAVRVSKRFPLILQHSGHSRTIIGYEENARGDINLLLFDPGKTMPKDIRNAALAHLAKSRAQASLPHIDTYLFTSDDNNERNNERSRRPRGLRKKSSPQSQLERTHESVPFSPPFSNGRAEVIYDVDRNKSTSGGESQQVEHLRGGVGDDLGQDRRIGSTAISIEDDEEITPSGWVRKKRTLKSKVPSPLIDPTSPSQAVKALNHFRVNLGNLSKHTEYQILMFTGGPVLSDSEKERRKVVSSTVIR; encoded by the exons ATGCCAATCTGTCCTGTCTGCGACACATCGGTAGACGCTGATCAAGCAGCTTTCGAATACCATGTAAACAACCATTTCGTCGAGAGTGCAGGAACGAGCAGTATGGGGGGACAGAGGTCGAGAGAGGGGAGTATGAAAAGAGGGCGCAAAGAGTCTTTAGTAGC TTCTGAGCTTGATGTATGCCCTGTTTGCGATTTCCCTCTATCATTTCTAACCCCGATCGAAACCCAAACTCACCTCGCAACTTGTCTTTCAAGCCAGGCGCCGGACCAAATGACAGAAGATGATATAGAGTTCGATTATTCCTCAACGAATATTGCAGCGCAGCAGCAGAGAGACAATGATGTCATTGATAAGGAATGGGATGGACCTGCTAGACCTGGAAAGTGGACGGGATGGGTCGGCAGAAAGATCGAGAGAGGTGACCGTTG GTGGGATCCCATTAATGGGTCAACTAGTCCCAATGAATTACCGAACAACTTTTCACCTG GCGTTATATCTTTACTAGTCGCAGCACTCCGCACATCAGCTCACAAAGGGATAACACAGCGAGCTGTACTATGTCGGGATACCACTCATATCAAGGGTGTATGGAATTTTGATCTTG GTTGGGGTTGTGGGTATCGCAATGCTTTGATGGCTCTCacttctctcctcttcattcctTCATACGTCCCTTTGTTCTCTAAATCCTCAAATGGTGCAGAACCGGGAGTAAGAAGAGTTCAAGGGTGGATAGAGGAAGCGTGGGAAGAGGGATACGACCTCGAGGGGAAACAACAATTAGGTGGGGAGGTACTGGGGAGGCGGAAATGGATCGGACCAAGTGATTTGTATGCCATGTTCACTTACAAGAGGATACC GTGTATTATAT ATGATTTCCCAAAGCCCCCAATTGCCATAAAGGATAGTAAAGCTGCCTATGTCCGGTTACAACAATGGGTTAAAGACTATTTT AATGATAGCGCAGCGAGTCCATCAAATGGATCAGCCTTTGACGTTGTTATGTGTTCCGGTGAAAATGACCTTGGGGGGAGAGTAGAAGCTGTCAGAGTGTCGAAAAGGTTCCCACTTATCCTTCAG CACTCTGGTCACTCAAGAACAATCATCGGTTACGAAGAAAACGCCCGAGGAGATATCAATCTCTTGCTCTTTGATCCTGGAAA GACCATGCCCAAAGATATCCGTAACGCGGCCCTCGCCCATCTTGCTAAATCCCGAGCTCAAGCCTCACTACCGCATATCGATACTTATCTCTTTACATCCGATGACAATAACGAAAGAAACAATGAGCGGTCAAGACGGCCACGAGGTTTGAGGAAAAAGTCGTCTCCTCAATCACAGCTAGAAAGAACACATGAAAGCGTGCCGTTTTCTCCCCCCTTTTCGAATGGGAGGGCTGAAGTCATATATGATGTCGATAGGAATAAGAGTACGAGTGGCGGCGAGAGTCAACAAGTTGAGCATCTACGGGGTGGTGTTGGAGATGATTTGGGCCAAGATAGAAGAATAGGAAGTACAGCCATATCCATCGAAGACGACGAAGAGATCACGCCTTCCGGCTGGGTTCGTAAGAAACGTACACTCAAATCAAAGGTCCCCTCACCCCTAATCGATCCGACTTCCCCTTCGCAAGCGGTCAAGGCGCTCAATCATTTCCGGGTCAATTTAGGAAACTTGTCAAAACATACAGAGTATCAGATATTGATGTTTACCGGCGGACCGGTTTTGAGCGATAgtgaaaaggagagaagaaaggtTGTCAGTAGTACAGTCATACGATAA